From the Kitasatospora viridis genome, one window contains:
- a CDS encoding HD domain-containing protein, which translates to MWAYELAESLLAESLPRRWAHSLGVAGRARSLQPILGAEAELLEAAAVLHDVGYAPGLVDTGFHPLDGARFLRDVAAVDERVVRLVANHSCALLEAEERGGNLRRELAEEFPLEDPGLVDALIYCDMTTTPQGDPTTTPDRIAEIVSRYGADSVVGRFIRRAEPEIHGAAERIAERLESATPAI; encoded by the coding sequence TTGTGGGCTTATGAACTGGCGGAGTCCCTGCTCGCCGAGTCGCTGCCGCGTCGGTGGGCGCACTCTCTCGGCGTTGCTGGCAGGGCTCGATCGCTGCAGCCGATCCTTGGGGCGGAGGCGGAACTGCTTGAGGCAGCGGCAGTGCTGCACGATGTGGGGTACGCGCCGGGGCTCGTAGACACGGGGTTCCACCCCCTCGACGGCGCTCGATTCCTTCGCGATGTCGCTGCAGTGGACGAGCGGGTCGTGCGGCTGGTCGCCAATCACTCGTGCGCCTTGCTGGAAGCGGAAGAACGAGGCGGCAACCTGCGGCGAGAGCTGGCGGAGGAGTTCCCTCTCGAAGACCCGGGGCTGGTTGACGCGCTGATCTACTGCGACATGACCACCACGCCGCAGGGAGACCCGACCACCACGCCGGATCGGATCGCCGAGATCGTCAGCCGATACGGGGCCGACAGCGTAGTCGGTCGGTTCATCCGCCGTGCCGAGCCGGAGATTCACGGTGCAGCCGAGCGCATTGCTGAACGGCTGGAGAGCGCCACGCCGGCCATCTAG
- a CDS encoding GntR family transcriptional regulator: MTERSPRGTYLQIAEALRVQVGDGTHGSRLPSEAKLMETHGVGRTTVHRALAVLERDGLISSQPGVGWFVVSGGERPPSLLEQVTALIGPEPDRLSVGDPFPSEKELCERLDAKRGTVRRALAQLEGAGVLEVRHGKGRVVRALPGAENPSQSS; this comes from the coding sequence GTGACCGAGCGGAGTCCTCGGGGTACCTACCTGCAGATTGCGGAGGCGCTCCGTGTTCAGGTGGGGGACGGCACGCACGGGAGTCGGCTCCCCTCTGAGGCCAAGCTAATGGAGACCCACGGCGTGGGCAGGACGACGGTGCACCGGGCACTGGCGGTACTTGAGCGCGATGGCTTGATCAGCTCGCAGCCAGGCGTCGGCTGGTTCGTGGTGTCAGGAGGGGAACGGCCTCCGTCGTTGCTGGAACAAGTCACCGCGCTAATCGGACCGGAACCCGACAGGCTGTCAGTCGGGGACCCTTTCCCGTCGGAGAAGGAGCTCTGTGAGCGGCTGGATGCCAAGCGGGGGACCGTACGTCGGGCGCTAGCGCAGTTGGAGGGCGCCGGGGTACTTGAAGTACGGCACGGGAAAGGACGGGTCGTCCGGGCCCTTCCCGGGGCCGAGAATCCTTCCCAGTCTTCCTAG
- a CDS encoding NUDIX domain-containing protein, with translation MQNDQLQARAAWLASLPRSYTGAAVLLTDQDGRVLVLKPNYRPGWQFAGGTIDLGEDAAQCARRELLEETGLDLPVGRLLTVVWTHPSEQLDHPAVHFVFDVDPVPAGTAIALQESELEDYRWATVEEAAALLGPARAPRLRAALAAREDGAVRVIGSTVTGI, from the coding sequence GTGCAGAACGACCAGTTGCAGGCCCGCGCGGCCTGGCTCGCCTCGCTGCCCCGCTCCTACACCGGCGCCGCCGTGCTGCTCACCGACCAGGACGGACGGGTCCTGGTGCTCAAGCCCAACTACCGCCCCGGCTGGCAGTTCGCCGGCGGCACCATCGACCTCGGCGAGGACGCCGCGCAGTGCGCCCGGCGCGAGCTGCTGGAGGAGACCGGCCTCGACCTGCCGGTCGGCCGACTGCTCACGGTCGTCTGGACCCACCCCTCCGAGCAGCTGGACCACCCCGCCGTGCACTTCGTCTTCGACGTCGACCCGGTGCCGGCCGGCACCGCGATCGCGCTCCAGGAGAGCGAGCTGGAGGACTACCGCTGGGCCACCGTCGAGGAGGCCGCCGCCCTGCTCGGCCCGGCCCGCGCACCGCGGCTGCGGGCCGCGCTCGCCGCGCGCGAGGACGGCGCGGTCCGGGTGATCGGCAGTACGGTCACCGGCATCTGA
- a CDS encoding enoyl-CoA hydratase/isomerase family protein, which produces MTTDLIADRAELPAPVPGLRVFEGADGVAVLLLDRPKRRNAVTLRMWGALPELLAGLAERPGLRALLVTGAKRTFSAGADITELADAYGSPAAADAFHARNVEAEQALAAFPHPTLAVVHGSCVGGGCQLALACDLRFGAADARLGITPAKLGVVYPAVPTLRLAALVGPARAKYLLFSGELVDAARAERFGLLDEVHPAAELDGRALEFARLLARRSPQTIGAVKAALAADGPAGAAAALAPWERRSREAPDVREGLSAFLERREPAFPDLRPAVSPAAERLGPTE; this is translated from the coding sequence ATGACGACCGACCTGATCGCCGACCGCGCCGAACTCCCCGCCCCGGTCCCGGGCCTGCGGGTGTTCGAGGGCGCGGACGGCGTCGCCGTGCTGCTGCTGGACCGGCCGAAGCGCCGCAACGCGGTGACCCTGCGGATGTGGGGCGCGCTGCCCGAGCTGCTCGCCGGTCTCGCCGAACGCCCGGGCCTGCGCGCCCTGTTGGTGACCGGCGCGAAGCGCACCTTCAGTGCGGGGGCGGACATCACGGAGCTCGCCGACGCCTACGGCTCGCCGGCCGCGGCGGACGCCTTCCACGCCCGCAACGTCGAGGCGGAGCAGGCGCTGGCGGCGTTCCCGCACCCCACCCTGGCGGTGGTGCACGGTTCCTGCGTGGGCGGCGGTTGCCAGTTGGCGCTCGCCTGCGACCTGCGGTTCGGCGCCGCCGACGCCCGGTTGGGGATCACCCCGGCGAAGCTGGGCGTGGTCTACCCGGCGGTGCCGACCCTGCGGCTGGCCGCGCTGGTCGGCCCGGCCCGGGCCAAGTACCTGCTGTTCTCGGGCGAGTTGGTGGACGCGGCCCGGGCCGAGCGGTTCGGCCTGTTGGACGAGGTCCACCCGGCCGCCGAACTCGACGGCCGGGCGCTGGAGTTCGCCCGGTTGCTGGCCCGGCGTTCGCCGCAGACGATCGGCGCGGTCAAGGCGGCGCTGGCGGCCGACGGCCCGGCCGGGGCCGCGGCGGCGCTGGCCCCGTGGGAGCGCCGCTCGCGGGAGGCGCCGGACGTGCGCGAGGGCCTGTCCGCCTTCCTGGAGCGCCGCGAGCCGGCCTTCCCGGACCTGCGACCGGCGGTTTCCCCGGCAGCGGAACGGCTAGGCCCGACGGAGTAA
- a CDS encoding DUF1918 domain-containing protein, with protein sequence MRAQVGDHIHIHSRAVGIDEQQGEITEVRGSNGEPPYLVRFADGHEGLLYPGPDCTVEQRPKNR encoded by the coding sequence ATGCGGGCACAGGTGGGCGACCACATCCACATCCACAGCCGGGCCGTCGGCATCGACGAGCAGCAGGGCGAGATCACCGAGGTGCGCGGGAGCAACGGCGAACCGCCGTACCTGGTCCGTTTCGCCGACGGCCACGAGGGGCTGCTCTACCCGGGCCCCGACTGCACCGTCGAGCAGCGGCCCAAGAACCGCTAG
- a CDS encoding acyl-CoA dehydrogenase family protein — MTAFSMALSEDQLALRDWLHGFAADVIRPAAAEWDEREETPWPVIQEAAKLGIYSIDFYAQQFFDPTGLGIPIAMEELFWGDAGIGLSITGTTLAAVAVLANGTEEQVGTWVPQMFGTPEDVKVAAFCSSEPDAGSDVSALRTRAVYDQATDEWVLNGTKTWATNGGIANVHVVVATVDPALGARGQASFVVPPGTKGLSQGQKFKKHGIRASHTAEVVLDDVRLPGHCLLGGKEKLDERLARARERAASGSAASAGGRNAAMATFEASRPAVGAQAIGIARAAYEVALDYTKTRVQFGRPIIDNQGVAFTLADMRTQIDAARLLVWRASWMAANQQPFTAAEGSMSKLYAGETAKWVTSQAMQLLGGNGFTREYPVERMHRDSAIYTVFEGTSEIQRLVIARTVSGMPIR, encoded by the coding sequence ATGACCGCCTTCTCGATGGCCCTGAGCGAGGACCAGCTCGCCCTGCGGGACTGGTTGCACGGTTTCGCCGCCGACGTGATCCGCCCCGCCGCCGCGGAGTGGGACGAACGCGAGGAGACCCCCTGGCCGGTCATCCAGGAGGCCGCCAAACTCGGCATCTACTCCATCGACTTCTACGCCCAGCAGTTCTTCGACCCCACCGGCCTCGGCATCCCGATCGCCATGGAGGAGCTCTTCTGGGGCGACGCCGGGATCGGCCTGTCCATCACCGGCACCACCCTGGCCGCCGTCGCGGTGCTGGCCAACGGCACCGAGGAGCAGGTCGGCACCTGGGTGCCGCAGATGTTCGGCACCCCCGAGGACGTCAAGGTCGCCGCCTTCTGCTCCTCCGAGCCGGACGCCGGCTCCGACGTCTCCGCGCTGCGCACCCGGGCCGTCTACGACCAGGCCACCGACGAGTGGGTGCTGAACGGCACCAAGACCTGGGCCACCAACGGCGGCATCGCCAACGTGCACGTGGTGGTCGCCACCGTCGACCCGGCGCTCGGCGCCCGCGGCCAGGCCTCCTTCGTGGTGCCGCCGGGCACCAAGGGCCTCAGCCAGGGACAGAAGTTCAAGAAGCACGGCATCCGCGCCTCGCACACCGCCGAGGTGGTGCTCGACGACGTGCGGCTGCCCGGCCACTGCCTGCTCGGCGGCAAGGAGAAGTTGGACGAGCGGCTGGCCCGGGCCCGCGAGCGGGCCGCCAGCGGCTCGGCCGCCTCGGCCGGCGGCCGCAACGCCGCGATGGCCACCTTCGAGGCCTCCCGCCCCGCCGTCGGCGCGCAGGCCATCGGGATCGCCCGGGCCGCCTACGAGGTGGCGCTCGACTACACCAAGACCCGGGTCCAGTTCGGCCGCCCGATCATCGACAACCAGGGCGTCGCCTTCACCCTGGCCGACATGCGCACCCAGATCGACGCCGCCCGGCTGCTGGTCTGGCGGGCCTCCTGGATGGCCGCCAACCAGCAGCCGTTCACCGCGGCCGAGGGCTCGATGTCCAAGCTCTACGCGGGCGAGACCGCGAAGTGGGTGACCAGCCAGGCGATGCAGCTGCTCGGCGGCAACGGGTTCACCCGCGAGTACCCGGTGGAGCGGATGCACCGGGACAGCGCGATCTACACCGTCTTCGAGGGGACCAGCGAGATCCAGCGGCTGGTCATCGCCCGGACGGTCTCCGGGATGCCGATCCGCTGA
- a CDS encoding TetR family transcriptional regulator, producing MTALEEPRREQLLNAADRVVRRDGPGASMNAIATEAGITKPILYRHFGDRSGLFQALTERHTSGLLTAIRAALAEPLERRERVEHVLDTYLAGIEARPQVYQLLTHPEAGDPNGVGGVLAPALRQIAEEITRAVTAQVDLGPDAPVISEAWGRAITGMVLAAGDWWLENKPCTRTRMVQVLADLLWGRLAAAAPLPTPVAPVAEPAALDNSAEPAEG from the coding sequence GTGACCGCACTGGAGGAACCGCGCAGGGAGCAGTTGCTCAACGCCGCAGACCGGGTGGTCCGCCGGGACGGGCCGGGGGCGAGCATGAACGCCATCGCCACCGAGGCCGGGATCACCAAACCGATCCTCTACCGGCACTTCGGCGACCGCAGCGGGCTCTTCCAGGCGCTGACCGAACGTCACACCTCGGGCCTGCTGACCGCGATCCGGGCCGCGCTGGCCGAGCCGCTGGAGCGGCGCGAGCGGGTGGAGCACGTGCTGGACACCTACCTGGCCGGCATCGAGGCCCGGCCGCAGGTCTACCAGCTGCTCACCCACCCGGAGGCCGGCGACCCCAACGGGGTGGGCGGGGTGCTCGCCCCGGCGCTGCGGCAGATCGCCGAGGAGATCACCCGCGCGGTGACCGCCCAGGTGGACCTCGGACCGGACGCACCGGTGATCTCCGAGGCCTGGGGGCGAGCGATCACCGGCATGGTGCTGGCGGCCGGCGACTGGTGGCTGGAGAACAAGCCGTGCACGCGCACCCGGATGGTGCAGGTGCTGGCCGACCTGCTCTGGGGCCGGCTGGCGGCGGCCGCCCCGCTGCCCACCCCGGTCGCACCGGTCGCCGAACCGGCCGCGCTCGACAACTCGGCCGAGCCTGCCGAGGGTTGA
- a CDS encoding glycoside hydrolase family 5 protein: MRLRRTATALLVTLSTALALLSGAPPADAASPGPDFPVASTTAPDGRVLFTDQAGRVVEPRGFDVDKYDETTEADLRAIADRGFTLIRVAVSWDRLEPARDHYDAAELGNLRRLLDWADRDGLLAVIDFHQDVYGPAFGGGTDGIPPWATRDDGLPFVPDPTNWFNGYFEPSVQAAFRHLYDDPDLRQRQSEFYTRIARELRGHRSLLGYDLFNEPFGPVTGDPTDPAALAASSAALEQGRLALMYQRLIAAVRSVDRRSWLFVEPTVLVGEGVPTSLPGFADPRPGAPRLGYAPHFYDTAVEDGADWNPGDGFIQAYTAAITAYPRRHGMPLLVGEWGPPNPATPGNRELVRRQVAAMAGFAAAWTMWYWCRGDGGYCALDPAGKPAPGDAPVFGPYAVALAGLPTVERWSADSYTAAFTSTGGWTELAAPPGARLTVSGGAAEQVRAGDGRIRVRVARGARVTLTVRTG; the protein is encoded by the coding sequence GTGCGTCTGCGCCGAACCGCCACCGCCCTGCTCGTGACCCTCAGCACCGCGCTCGCCCTGCTGAGCGGCGCACCACCCGCTGACGCGGCCTCCCCCGGCCCCGACTTCCCGGTCGCGAGCACCACCGCGCCGGACGGCCGGGTGCTCTTCACCGACCAGGCCGGCCGGGTGGTCGAGCCGCGCGGCTTCGACGTCGACAAGTACGACGAGACCACCGAGGCCGATCTGCGCGCGATCGCCGACCGGGGCTTCACCCTGATCCGGGTGGCGGTCTCCTGGGACCGGTTGGAGCCCGCCCGAGACCACTACGACGCCGCCGAACTCGGCAACCTGCGAAGGCTGTTGGACTGGGCCGACCGGGACGGCCTGCTGGCCGTGATCGACTTCCACCAGGACGTCTACGGCCCGGCCTTCGGCGGCGGCACCGACGGCATCCCGCCCTGGGCCACCCGGGACGACGGGCTGCCCTTCGTGCCGGACCCGACGAACTGGTTCAACGGCTACTTCGAGCCCTCCGTGCAGGCCGCCTTCCGCCACCTCTACGACGACCCGGACCTGCGGCAGCGGCAGAGCGAGTTCTACACCCGGATCGCCCGGGAACTGCGCGGCCACCGCTCGCTGTTGGGCTACGACCTGTTCAACGAGCCGTTCGGGCCGGTGACCGGCGACCCGACCGACCCGGCGGCACTGGCCGCCTCCTCGGCCGCGCTGGAACAGGGCCGACTGGCCCTGATGTACCAGCGGCTGATCGCCGCCGTGCGCTCGGTGGACCGGCGCAGCTGGCTCTTCGTCGAGCCCACCGTGCTGGTCGGCGAGGGCGTGCCGACCAGCCTGCCCGGCTTCGCCGACCCGCGCCCGGGCGCGCCCCGGCTGGGCTACGCGCCGCACTTCTACGACACCGCGGTCGAGGACGGCGCCGACTGGAACCCGGGCGACGGGTTCATCCAGGCCTACACCGCGGCCATCACCGCCTACCCGCGCCGGCACGGGATGCCGCTGCTGGTCGGCGAGTGGGGGCCGCCGAACCCCGCCACGCCCGGCAACCGGGAGCTGGTGCGCCGTCAGGTCGCCGCGATGGCGGGCTTCGCCGCCGCCTGGACCATGTGGTACTGGTGCCGGGGCGACGGCGGCTACTGCGCGCTCGACCCGGCCGGGAAGCCGGCCCCGGGGGACGCGCCCGTCTTCGGCCCGTACGCGGTGGCGCTGGCCGGCCTGCCCACCGTCGAGCGGTGGTCCGCCGACAGCTACACGGCCGCCTTCACCAGCACCGGCGGCTGGACCGAGCTGGCCGCCCCGCCCGGCGCCCGGCTCACCGTCAGCGGGGGCGCCGCCGAGCAGGTCCGGGCCGGCGACGGCCGGATCCGGGTGCGCGTGGCGCGGGGCGCGCGGGTCACCCTGACCGTGCGGACCGGCTAG
- a CDS encoding LuxR C-terminal-related transcriptional regulator, translated as MAEQWTARFGALGLSFDQERLYLQLLASAGLSAGQLGQSLGIGAERSLAALAVLADLGLVERPLPDGAVWSAAAPDVALEELLLRRELELRRTRGRITELLRTYRRSRIGTEAGELVEIITGRDSIAELWRSLQLGVRGELRVLDKPPYIRRADPELELAALARGVRMRVVYESRVLREPDRLAEIRLFTGAGEQARVLPELPLKLALVDDKWALLPVSSGTELQSVLLVRPSSLLDALAGLFELYWTRAMRMPAGDSAELPQDRHRQLLALLAAGLTDESIARQMGVSTRTVQRWVRELMDRFGARTRFQAGIQAARADLL; from the coding sequence ATGGCGGAGCAGTGGACCGCTCGGTTCGGCGCCCTAGGCCTGAGCTTCGACCAGGAGCGGCTCTACCTCCAACTGCTCGCCTCGGCCGGGCTGAGCGCCGGCCAGCTGGGCCAGTCGCTCGGCATCGGCGCCGAGCGCTCGCTGGCCGCGCTCGCCGTGCTCGCCGACCTCGGCCTGGTGGAGCGCCCGCTCCCGGACGGCGCGGTGTGGAGCGCCGCCGCGCCCGACGTGGCGCTGGAGGAACTGCTGCTGCGCCGGGAGCTGGAGCTGCGCCGCACCAGGGGCCGGATCACCGAACTGCTGCGCACCTACCGGCGCTCGCGGATCGGCACCGAGGCCGGCGAGCTGGTGGAGATCATCACCGGCCGCGACTCGATCGCCGAACTCTGGCGCAGCCTGCAACTGGGCGTGCGCGGCGAGCTGCGGGTGCTGGACAAGCCGCCGTACATCCGCCGGGCCGATCCGGAGCTGGAACTGGCCGCGCTGGCCCGGGGCGTGCGGATGCGGGTGGTCTACGAGAGCCGGGTGCTGCGCGAACCGGACCGGCTGGCCGAGATCCGGCTCTTCACCGGCGCCGGCGAGCAGGCCCGGGTGCTGCCCGAGCTGCCGCTGAAGCTGGCCCTGGTGGACGACAAGTGGGCCTTGCTGCCGGTCAGTTCCGGCACCGAGCTGCAGAGCGTGCTGCTGGTGCGGCCGTCCTCGCTGCTGGACGCGCTGGCCGGCCTGTTCGAGCTCTACTGGACCAGGGCGATGCGGATGCCGGCCGGCGACTCCGCCGAACTGCCGCAGGACCGGCACCGCCAACTGCTCGCGCTGCTGGCGGCCGGGCTGACCGACGAGAGCATCGCCCGGCAGATGGGCGTCTCCACCCGGACCGTGCAGCGCTGGGTGCGGGAGCTGATGGACCGCTTCGGCGCCCGCACCCGGTTCCAGGCCGGCATCCAGGCGGCCCGGGCGGACCTGCTCTAG
- a CDS encoding M3 family metallopeptidase — translation MTDNPLLTPSPLPFQLPPFGTLTEQHYRPALDRGMAEQLAEIEAITGNPEAPSFENTLVALERSGELLLRVLAVFDNQTSADSTDGVLELDTEYRPKLAAHSDAIHLDAALFARIDAVHRQREELGLDAESRRLLERRHQGFVRAGAQLPPAEQQRLRELNAELAVAASTFAQQLRDANAAGALLVDSPEQLDGLSEGELAAAAENARELGQDGRYALSLVNFTSQPALAKLTDRELRRQLLEQTLARGLADNGPLAARVAALRAERAALFGHPSHAAYVVAEQTAGSVAAVTGLLGRLVPATVANVEQELARLAAAAEQDGVTDFGPHDVAFYAERVRRTEYQLDTNELRPYHELERVLKDGVFHAAGLVYGVSFTERTDLVGYHADTRVFEVRDADGGPLGLFLADFFARPSKRGGAWMDELVTQSGLLGRPAVVYNNLNITKPAPGRPALLSIDEVRTLFHEFGHALHGLFSDVRYPGLAGTRVPRDFVEFPSQVNEMWLAWPEVRANYARHHETGEPLPAELLERLDAAEGFGQGLRMAEVLAATLLDWAWHTLPAGELVEDVEEFEGRVLEEAGLALPAVPPRYRTGYFSHLFVGDYSAGYYSYLWSEVLDADTVEWFKGNGRSLRESGEVFRRELLARGDSVPAMDAYRAVLGREPRVEPLLVRRGLLPA, via the coding sequence ATGACGGACAACCCTCTTCTGACGCCCAGCCCGCTGCCCTTCCAACTGCCGCCGTTCGGCACCCTCACCGAGCAGCACTACCGGCCGGCCCTCGACCGGGGCATGGCCGAGCAGCTGGCCGAGATCGAGGCGATCACCGGCAACCCGGAGGCGCCGAGCTTCGAGAACACCCTGGTGGCGCTGGAGCGCTCGGGCGAGCTGCTGCTGCGGGTGCTGGCGGTCTTCGACAACCAGACCTCCGCCGACAGCACCGACGGCGTGCTGGAGCTGGACACCGAGTACCGGCCGAAGCTGGCGGCGCACAGCGACGCGATCCACCTCGACGCCGCGCTGTTCGCCCGGATCGACGCGGTGCACCGGCAGCGCGAGGAGCTCGGGCTGGACGCCGAGTCGCGGCGCCTGCTGGAGCGCCGCCACCAGGGCTTCGTGCGGGCCGGTGCCCAGCTGCCGCCCGCCGAGCAGCAGCGGCTGCGCGAGCTGAACGCCGAACTGGCGGTCGCCGCGAGCACCTTCGCCCAGCAGCTGCGGGACGCCAACGCGGCCGGGGCGCTGCTGGTGGACAGCCCGGAGCAGCTGGACGGGCTCTCCGAGGGCGAGTTGGCCGCGGCCGCCGAGAACGCCCGCGAGCTCGGCCAGGACGGGCGGTACGCGCTCAGCCTGGTGAACTTCACCAGCCAGCCCGCGCTGGCCAAGCTGACCGACCGCGAGCTGCGCCGGCAGCTGCTGGAGCAGACGCTGGCCCGGGGCCTGGCCGACAACGGCCCGCTGGCCGCCCGGGTCGCCGCGCTGCGGGCCGAGCGGGCCGCGCTCTTCGGCCACCCGAGCCACGCGGCCTACGTGGTGGCCGAGCAGACGGCCGGTTCGGTGGCGGCGGTCACCGGGCTGCTGGGCCGCCTGGTGCCGGCCACGGTGGCCAACGTGGAGCAGGAGCTGGCCCGGTTGGCCGCCGCCGCCGAGCAGGACGGGGTGACCGACTTCGGCCCGCACGACGTGGCCTTCTACGCCGAGCGGGTCCGCCGCACCGAGTACCAGCTGGACACCAACGAGCTGCGCCCGTACCACGAGCTGGAGCGGGTGCTGAAGGACGGTGTCTTCCACGCCGCCGGCCTGGTCTACGGGGTCTCCTTCACCGAGCGCACCGACCTGGTGGGCTACCACGCCGACACCCGGGTCTTCGAGGTGCGCGACGCCGACGGCGGCCCGCTGGGCCTCTTCCTGGCCGACTTCTTCGCCCGGCCGTCCAAGCGCGGCGGCGCCTGGATGGACGAGCTGGTGACCCAGTCCGGGCTGCTCGGCCGGCCCGCGGTGGTGTACAACAACCTGAACATCACCAAGCCGGCGCCCGGCCGCCCGGCCCTGTTGAGCATCGACGAGGTGCGCACGCTGTTCCACGAGTTCGGCCACGCGCTGCACGGGCTCTTCTCCGACGTGCGCTACCCGGGGCTGGCCGGTACCCGGGTGCCGCGGGACTTCGTGGAGTTCCCCTCGCAGGTCAACGAGATGTGGCTGGCCTGGCCCGAGGTGCGGGCCAACTACGCCCGGCACCACGAGACCGGCGAGCCGCTGCCGGCCGAGCTGCTGGAGCGGCTGGACGCGGCGGAGGGCTTCGGGCAGGGCCTGCGGATGGCCGAGGTGCTCGCCGCGACCCTGCTGGACTGGGCCTGGCACACCCTGCCGGCCGGTGAACTCGTCGAGGACGTCGAGGAGTTCGAGGGGCGGGTGCTGGAGGAGGCCGGGCTGGCGCTGCCCGCCGTGCCGCCGCGCTACCGGACCGGCTACTTCAGCCACCTGTTCGTCGGCGACTACAGCGCCGGCTACTACTCCTACCTGTGGTCGGAGGTGCTGGACGCGGACACCGTCGAGTGGTTCAAGGGGAACGGGCGGTCGTTGCGGGAGAGCGGCGAGGTGTTCCGCCGGGAGCTGCTGGCCCGTGGCGACAGCGTGCCGGCGATGGACGCCTACCGGGCGGTGCTCGGGCGCGAGCCGCGGGTGGAGCCGCTGCTGGTCCGCCGCGGGCTCTTGCCGGCCTGA
- a CDS encoding bifunctional 3'-5' exonuclease/DNA polymerase, which yields MQSRIALVPDPHGPGGRLQRLGEQGAALGPVLPAADLAAAVGELEAAEQPRWVWATADSAYAPLLPRLPRRLGRCHDLRLVESLLLAHDGQWGAARSLGAAWARLRGLPVPADLGEAATEAQDSLFAPDRLQLPPGTDPLAAVVAVHAEQQRRLAAIEGEPERARLRLLVAAESAGALTAVEIAADGLPWRAEVHDAMLTELLGPRPHVPGTQPARLAELSVRLQQALGGRPFNPDSHAQVLKAFADQGIRLGSTRTWELRTVDHPAAELMIRYKELSRIHAAHGWAWQDAWARGGRFRPEYVVGGVVSGRWASRGGGALQIPRLLRRAVLADPGWRLVVADAAQLEPRVLAALSQDAALARSAAGGDLYQALAATAFQGDRGKAKLGLLGAMYGQTSGDIGPLLATLRQRYPTAMGYLEAAARTGEEGGIVRSRLGRTCPPPSDAWLDLTEGSGDGEQGPRSARARGRFTRNFVIQASASDWALALLAALRRRLAGLPGRPHLVFFQHDEVLVHTPAELADQVVAAVTESATEATTLVFGPTPVQFPMSTAVVECYADAK from the coding sequence ATGCAGTCCAGGATCGCCCTGGTGCCCGATCCGCACGGGCCCGGCGGACGTCTGCAACGCCTCGGCGAGCAGGGCGCCGCGCTCGGGCCGGTGCTGCCCGCCGCCGACCTGGCCGCCGCGGTCGGCGAGCTGGAGGCGGCCGAGCAGCCGCGCTGGGTCTGGGCCACCGCCGACTCGGCGTACGCGCCGCTGCTCCCCCGGCTGCCCCGCCGGCTCGGCCGCTGCCACGACCTGCGGCTGGTCGAGTCGCTGCTGCTGGCGCACGACGGCCAGTGGGGCGCGGCCCGCTCACTGGGCGCGGCCTGGGCCCGGCTGCGCGGCCTGCCGGTGCCGGCCGACCTGGGAGAGGCCGCCACCGAGGCGCAGGACTCGCTCTTCGCCCCCGACCGGCTGCAACTGCCCCCCGGCACCGACCCGCTGGCGGCGGTCGTCGCGGTGCACGCCGAGCAGCAGCGCCGGCTCGCCGCGATCGAGGGCGAGCCCGAGCGGGCCCGGCTGCGGCTGCTGGTCGCCGCCGAGTCGGCCGGCGCGCTCACCGCCGTCGAGATCGCGGCCGACGGGCTGCCCTGGCGCGCCGAGGTGCACGACGCGATGCTCACCGAACTGCTCGGCCCCCGCCCGCACGTGCCCGGCACCCAGCCGGCCCGGCTGGCCGAGCTCTCGGTGCGGCTGCAGCAGGCGCTCGGCGGGCGGCCGTTCAACCCCGACTCGCACGCCCAGGTGCTGAAGGCCTTCGCCGACCAGGGCATCCGGCTCGGCTCCACCCGGACCTGGGAGCTGCGCACCGTCGACCACCCGGCGGCCGAACTGATGATCCGTTACAAGGAGCTCTCCCGGATCCACGCCGCGCACGGCTGGGCCTGGCAGGACGCCTGGGCGCGCGGCGGCCGGTTCCGCCCCGAGTACGTGGTGGGCGGCGTGGTCTCCGGCCGCTGGGCCAGCCGGGGCGGCGGGGCGCTGCAGATCCCCCGGCTGCTGCGCCGCGCCGTGCTGGCCGACCCGGGCTGGCGGCTGGTGGTGGCGGACGCGGCGCAGCTGGAACCCCGGGTGCTCGCCGCGCTCTCCCAGGACGCGGCGCTGGCCCGCAGCGCGGCCGGCGGCGACCTCTACCAGGCGCTGGCCGCCACCGCCTTCCAGGGCGACCGGGGCAAGGCCAAGCTGGGCCTGCTGGGCGCGATGTACGGGCAGACCAGCGGGGACATCGGGCCGCTGCTGGCCACCCTGCGCCAGCGCTACCCGACCGCGATGGGCTACCTGGAGGCGGCCGCCCGCACCGGCGAGGAGGGCGGCATCGTGCGCTCCCGGCTCGGCCGCACCTGCCCGCCGCCCTCGGACGCCTGGCTGGACCTCACCGAGGGCTCCGGCGACGGCGAGCAGGGCCCGCGCTCGGCCCGCGCCCGCGGCCGTTTCACCCGCAACTTCGTGATCCAGGCCAGCGCCTCCGACTGGGCGCTGGCCCTGCTCGCCGCGCTGCGCCGGCGGCTGGCCGGGCTGCCGGGCCGCCCGCACCTGGTGTTCTTCCAGCACGACGAGGTGCTGGTGCACACCCCGGCCGAGCTGGCCGACCAGGTGGTGGCCGCGGTCACCGAGTCGGCCACCGAGGCGACCACGCTGGTCTTCGGGCCGACCCCGGTGCAGTTCCCGATGAGCACCGCCGTGGTGGAGTGCTACGCGGACGCCAAGTGA